CTTAGGGAGGACAGCATCATTGACTCTGCTCATCAATGCCGCTTCATAGGCTTCGACAAACTTACGTTCTTCAACTCTCTTTGCCGCGAACAAGGCCGCACCACCCTGATCGCGCAGGTCCGCGAGACATCGTTCAAAAAGGGAAGTCATATGGACGAAAGAGATTCTATCCTTATCTTCCGTTCTCAAATTCATGAATTTCTGATCCTTTCTCCCTTTCGTGGGGGATGAGGCAACAACCCATCCGCAGGAAGACGGATTTCCCTTTCAGTCACTCCACAGTATATTCTTCACATCCAGACAACCCAGGCATCCTGGATGTTCTTCATGAGCCAGTCCCCTCCCTGAAGCTCGACCCAGTCAAATTTCTCATCGCCCTTCATGCCAAAATATTCTGCACAGGGAGGACAAACACCAAACTTCGCGCCGTTCTTTCTTACCCTTTCCATGATTTCGGCAGCATTTCCAAACTTCTGAAAAATGGGAGAGATGATCTTTTCGGGGTTTCCTTTCTTGCAGAGGTCTGCGCCTTCGACGGTCATCCAGACATGCACGTCCCCCCATCCCTTCTTGAGAATCGTATCCGCCATGAGGAGCGCCCAGATGGCGCGGTTCGGGTTATTGCCACCGTAGGTCACGACGATGATGTACTTCCCTTTTTTCCCTTCCTCCGCTGACGAAGGCGCACTGGCCAGGGCACTGAATCCTGCGATCCCGAGACCACCAACTCCCATGGTCTTCAGAAAATCCCCTCTGGTCATCTTTTTCTCTTCTGCCATCTCTCTTTCTCCTTCCTTTTGTCTGCCTTATTTCACTATCTTCCTTATTGCGGAGAGGACCGTAGCTGCGTTCTTCGACAACGGTGAGCCCTTTCGGGTAATAACGTAAAAATCCCTCGTCATCCTTGAGCATGGGGATGTCGAGCACGCCGACCCTTCTCAACTCAACGGCCTCCCTTGCAGCGAGGTCCGACACCACGGAAATACCGGCGCCTCCTTCGACCGCCTGGATGATTCCTGAGGTGTCACTGATCTCTGCAACAACGTTGAGATCGTCCATCGAGAGGCCCGCATCTTTCAGCGCCTTTTCATAGGCAGCCCTCGTCGCTGACCCAAGTTCTCTGCCGATAAATCTCTGACCCTTCAGGTCATTCATGGTCGCGCCCCTTTTCCCAACAAGAGGATGGCCTTGCGGCGCAATGCAAACAAGGTGATCGTCCTTCACAAGAGCAACAAAATCCACTTCAGGCGAATCATATTTCGTCCCGATGAGGCCTAGCTCGATTTCACCTTTCTTGACCTTCTCAAAGACCTCCATGCTGTCCGATACATCGACCTTCAGTTCAAGATCGGGCAGCTCCTTGATAATCTCTGACAGAAGCCGGGGCACAAGGTATTCCCCAGGGATTGTGCTTGCACCAAGGGTAAATGTCTTTTCCATAACCAATCCATCCTTTCTTTCCGGTCCGTCCAGCCTTCTCTTACACGTTCCTGAAGTCTCCTATCTGATAGGAGTAAGTCTAACCAATTCTTGTCGATGCTACAAATAGTTTTTTTCTATGACATGTTTCTGATGCATAGAAAGGAAGTATTGGACATGACCGAGGGTGAAAAGCCAAAGTAAGTACGTGTATACTATTCTCGATCGTTCACGGGTTAGCTTTCTCATGAATAACCACTGCCCGGTTCGAGCAATCTCTCTGATGAAGGGACCAAGGTCTCTCTTAAGGTAGCGACGAAACAACGATGAACCTCTTTCGAAAGAAAACATTAACCGGTCTCTCTCGCACCTGCGGCTGAGCGGCCAAGATCGGTCCGTCAGATCTGGCGGAAGCGCTGAAGGCCCTCACTCCCTCTCAGGACCCCAATCTCCTCGTTGGGTTTGCCACCTGTGACGACGCGGCAGTCTACCGCCTCTCTGATGAGATTGCGGTCATCAGCACTGTCGATTTCATCACCCCACCTGTTGACGATCCTTACTGGTTCGGACAGATTGCTGCGGCAAATTCTCTCTCCGACGTCTATGCAATGGGAGGAAAACCTCTCACCGCACTCAGCCTCGTCATGTTTCCCTCAAAGATACTCGATAAAGGAGTCCTTAGGGAAATCCTGAGGGGCGGCAATGACAAGGTCATTGAAGCCGGCGCTTCCATGGCCGGCGGACATTCGGTGGATGACAATGAACCGAAGTACGGTTTGGCAGTAACGGGCATTGTCCATCCGAAGAAAATACTGACCAATTGCGCTGCCAGAGCAGGTGATGCCCTGGTCCTCACAAAACCCCTGGGGACAGGCGTCTTGTTTAATGCGTGCAGATCAAAGAAACTCCCTTACAGGGAACTTGAACATATATTGCCCCAGATTGCAGAACTCAATGGGAGGACGCTGGAGGTTGCCTTGCATTTTGACGTCCATTCCTGTACTGATGTAACAGGCTTCGGCATCGTCGGACACTCGTGGGAAATGGCAGCAGGGAGCAGAGTCCAGATTGATTTGTTCTATGGCGATCTGCCGCTCTATCCCCATGCCCTTGAGATGTACCGGAGAGGCGAGACCACAGGGAGCAATAGGGCAAACAGGAAATTTTCTGAAGGGCATCGGGAAATCATGATTCAGCTGCCCCGTGAGAAAGAGGAATTGCTTTTTGACCCCCAGACTTCAGGGGGACTACTCCTCTCTGTTCCGGAATCTCAGTCTGGTGCGCTGATCAATGCCCTGAAAGAGGCTGGGGTCAGGACCGCCGCTAGAATCGGTCTGGTCAAAGACAGCGCCACCCCAGGCATCAGGATCGTCTAATCCAGATTACCGTTCATCTATCTCGTCTTCGGGACCGACTCCGTACCTGCCCCGCCGTTGTTCGCACCATCAGGGTTGAGAAATGATATAATGGTACCGATGCTTGATCTGAGGTTCGTGAGATGGATATCGTACTGAGCGAAACTGAAGTCCGCGTCCTTGGATGTCTCATCGAAAAAGAGATCGCAACCCCCGATTATCATCCCTTGACCCTGAATGCCCTGACGAATGCCTGCAACCAGAAATCGAACAGGAGCCCTGTAGTCTCTTATGAAGAGAAGACCGTGGCGCGGGGACTCGACGGACTCAGGGCAAAGGGGCTGGCGAAACTGGCCTATACCGTCGGAAGCCGCGTCCCGAAGTACAAGCACTCCTTCCTCGACCAGTTTGATGTCAGCCGCAGGGAGATAGCTGTCCTCTGCGAGCTCATGCTCCGGGGACCCCAGACCGCTGGGGAGATCCGCGCCCGTGCCGAAAGGATCTATGAGTTCAGGGACCTTGAAGAGGTTGAAGAGATCCTGCAGGGACTGATGGAACAGGAACGGCCCATGGTGATCAAACTGCCCCGGCAGGCAGGGAGGAAGGAACTGCGCTATATGCACCTCTTTTCCGGAAAACCTCAGATAACAGAAGAGGATCAGGCGATATCCGTTGAACCTGCAACGCTCAGGGTACGCGCCGAAGATGAGAGGATATCACGACTGGAAGACGAAATAGCGGCCCTCCGAAGAGAGCTCGATGCCCTGAGGGAGGACTTTGGAAGGTTCAAGTCCCAGTTCTAGGGATCTCTATCAGGCAAAAGGGAAAGATCCCATGATCCCTAGGTCACCGGCAGTCCCTTCGGCCATTATTGACAACTGCATGTTTCCTTGATAAAAGGAAGGAAAAGACTCCGGTCTCACCTTATATCTGGATCTGGGGAGGTAAGAACCATAGTGCAGAATTGCTGGGAGTTCAAGAGGTGCGGCAGGGAAAAGGAGAATGGTCAGCCCGTGTGCCCTGCTGCGGTCGAGGGCAAGGCACATTCCGTAAACAGGGGGAAGAACGGGGGCAGGATTTGCTGGGCAGTGGCCGGGACACGCTGCGACGGAGAAGTGCAGGGGGAATATGCCCAGAAGCTCATGACATGTCTTGACTGCGACTTCCGAAAGAAAGTGAAAGAGGAAGAAGGACTTCACTTCAAACACATCTACCTGAGAGACTGATCGCGAAGGGCAATTGATCAGGAGAAAAGACCACCTGCCTCCTCCAGCCCTGAGCGGAGGCTGGAGCCGGTGAACCGGCATAAACATCGTTCACATCCTCAGCGGATCACTATGATTGACGTGTAAGCCTGCCTTTGTCAAGAATCGCGCAGCATCGGTTATAATGGATCTCTTGGTATTTCACATTGAACAGCCTGGGAAGGGAATTTTCGGATCATGGACAAACTGGTGATACAGGGGCGCAAAAGGCTTAAAGGCGAGGTTAAGATCAGTGGAGCGAAGAACGCGGCATTGCCCGTTATGGTCGCTTCCCTGCTCGCCTCCGGCGAGAACGTTGTCAACCGGGTCCCGAATCTTGCTGATGTAAAGACAATGGGCAAGCTCCTGGTCAACCTTGGGGCAGGCTTCCGCTACGAACCAGGACGGGCTGTCATCAATACCGAGAAGCTTGTCGGCTACACAGCGCCGTACGATCTCGTGAAGACGATGCGTGCCTCAGTCCTCGTCATCGGCCCCCTCCTCGCCAGGACCGGAATGGCCAAGGTCTCCCTTCCCGGGGGATGCGCCATTGGTGCACGGCCGATCAACCTCCATCTCATGGGTCTGAAGAAGATGGGCGCAGAGATCGACCTTGAAGAAGGGTACGTCATTGCTCGGTGCAAGAGGTTACGGGGCGATGTTATCTACTTTGACATCCCAACCGTCACCGGCACAGAGAACATCATGATGGCGGCATCTCTTGCTGAGGGCACTACCATTCTCGAAAATGCGGCGAAGGAACCAGAAGTCGTCGATCTTGCCAATGCCCTCAGTGCGATGGGCGCAAAGATCAGGGGCGCTGGGGAAAGCATCATAGAGATCAAAGGGGTAAACGGGCTGAGACCGTTGTCCCATACGATCATCCCCGACAGGGTTGAAACAGGCACGTTCATGACGATAGCAGGGATGACGGGTGGTGACCTCCTCATCAAGGATTGCAGACCCGATCACAACGACGCTCTGATCACGAAACTGCGGGAATCGGGGGTCATCATCGAGACGATGGAGAACAATACGGCACTGCGAGCCTTTGGCCCTGACAGACCCTCGGCGAGGGACATAAAGACCATGCCCTACCCTGGTTTCCCGACCGACATGCAGGCCCAGTTCATGACCCTCATGAGCATCTCGAACGGCACGAGTACCATACGGGAAACGATCTTCGAAAACAGGTTTATGCATGTCGCGGAGATCAAGAGGATGGGCGCCGATATCAGCATCGAAGGGGGTATTGCTACGGTAAGGGGAGTAACAAAGCTCAAGGGGGCTGATGTTATGGCCACGGACCTCAGGGCAAGCGCTTCCCTTATTGTCGCAGGCCTCGGAGCAGAGGGGAAGACGACGATCCACAGGCTCTATCATCTCGACAGGGGATACGAAAGAATAGAAGAGAAACTTAGAGCGATTGGGGCTGTTGTGGACCGGCAAAGAGATGTTCTATAAGAAGCGATAAGGTACCCTTCAGGTT
The Thermodesulfovibrionales bacterium DNA segment above includes these coding regions:
- a CDS encoding DsrE family protein, with the translated sequence MTYGGNNPNRAIWALLMADTILKKGWGDVHVWMTVEGADLCKKGNPEKIISPIFQKFGNAAEIMERVRKNGAKFGVCPPCAEYFGMKGDEKFDWVELQGGDWLMKNIQDAWVVWM
- the murA gene encoding UDP-N-acetylglucosamine 1-carboxyvinyltransferase codes for the protein MDKLVIQGRKRLKGEVKISGAKNAALPVMVASLLASGENVVNRVPNLADVKTMGKLLVNLGAGFRYEPGRAVINTEKLVGYTAPYDLVKTMRASVLVIGPLLARTGMAKVSLPGGCAIGARPINLHLMGLKKMGAEIDLEEGYVIARCKRLRGDVIYFDIPTVTGTENIMMAASLAEGTTILENAAKEPEVVDLANALSAMGAKIRGAGESIIEIKGVNGLRPLSHTIIPDRVETGTFMTIAGMTGGDLLIKDCRPDHNDALITKLRESGVIIETMENNTALRAFGPDRPSARDIKTMPYPGFPTDMQAQFMTLMSISNGTSTIRETIFENRFMHVAEIKRMGADISIEGGIATVRGVTKLKGADVMATDLRASASLIVAGLGAEGKTTIHRLYHLDRGYERIEEKLRAIGAVVDRQRDVL
- the selD gene encoding selenide, water dikinase SelD; amino-acid sequence: MNLFRKKTLTGLSRTCGUAAKIGPSDLAEALKALTPSQDPNLLVGFATCDDAAVYRLSDEIAVISTVDFITPPVDDPYWFGQIAAANSLSDVYAMGGKPLTALSLVMFPSKILDKGVLREILRGGNDKVIEAGASMAGGHSVDDNEPKYGLAVTGIVHPKKILTNCAARAGDALVLTKPLGTGVLFNACRSKKLPYRELEHILPQIAELNGRTLEVALHFDVHSCTDVTGFGIVGHSWEMAAGSRVQIDLFYGDLPLYPHALEMYRRGETTGSNRANRKFSEGHREIMIQLPREKEELLFDPQTSGGLLLSVPESQSGALINALKEAGVRTAARIGLVKDSATPGIRIV
- a CDS encoding YceH family protein, whose translation is MDIVLSETEVRVLGCLIEKEIATPDYHPLTLNALTNACNQKSNRSPVVSYEEKTVARGLDGLRAKGLAKLAYTVGSRVPKYKHSFLDQFDVSRREIAVLCELMLRGPQTAGEIRARAERIYEFRDLEEVEEILQGLMEQERPMVIKLPRQAGRKELRYMHLFSGKPQITEEDQAISVEPATLRVRAEDERISRLEDEIAALRRELDALREDFGRFKSQF
- a CDS encoding LysR substrate-binding domain-containing protein, with protein sequence MEKTFTLGASTIPGEYLVPRLLSEIIKELPDLELKVDVSDSMEVFEKVKKGEIELGLIGTKYDSPEVDFVALVKDDHLVCIAPQGHPLVGKRGATMNDLKGQRFIGRELGSATRAAYEKALKDAGLSMDDLNVVAEISDTSGIIQAVEGGAGISVVSDLAAREAVELRRVGVLDIPMLKDDEGFLRYYPKGLTVVEERSYGPLRNKEDSEIRQTKGRRKRDGRREKDDQRGFSEDHGSWWSRDRRIQCPGQCAFVSGGREKREVHHRRDLRWQ